A genomic stretch from Flavobacterium sp. KS-LB2 includes:
- a CDS encoding S8 family serine peptidase, whose translation MKKNTFRILMLFVLFFSIFSYSQNDKEKNVILNQTNVSNLKKLKIELGKSRIKKYEKAVTVAKQNGWPIKFTSADGNFAEIKEVTDEGFPLYRVTRNEGSAFTSRVNKLRTNGGLGLSLTGNGLFVGVWDQDNATITHEDFGGRAFVFDNNTSPTSFHSSHVTGTMISSGANSTDGLGRGIAYEAFAYVSNWTRDLEEMTELATNNGLLLSNHSYGLLATSASFPEYIFGAYRNDSRDLDQIAFDAPYYQPVIAAGNDRNKVPNINAAKDGYDLLTDFSTAKNAIVVAAVEGLGVNGYVNSSSVVMSNFSSWGPTDDNRIKPDISTKGVNVFSTTNAASNKGYGTISGTSMAAPGVTGTLLLLQEHFRNITSGFMRSATLRGLMIHSADEAGDADGPDPRFGWGLINAEKAALLISNAYQANNKVLIQEFDSRTTPLMQGTSFTKTIKAKGTEPLVATISWTDRAGLTNTSTVDLTTPVLINDLDIRITKNTEVFFPWRLNDIKSQPAIRADNTVDNIEKIEINNPVNDFYTITVSHKGNLVGNSQDFSLIVSGIDESNLATNESDFKALNVWPNPMNDFVNISVLSDLSDEMYLEVYDILGIRQLSKRIDYSNAGFVNSIQVNSLKKGLYIFKIMQGKKQSIWKILKN comes from the coding sequence ATGAAAAAAAATACTTTTAGAATATTAATGTTGTTTGTGCTGTTTTTTTCTATTTTTTCCTATTCACAAAATGACAAGGAAAAAAATGTTATTTTAAATCAAACTAATGTTTCAAACCTTAAGAAATTGAAAATAGAATTAGGTAAGAGTCGAATAAAAAAATATGAAAAAGCGGTAACAGTTGCAAAACAAAATGGTTGGCCAATTAAATTTACTAGTGCTGATGGAAATTTTGCAGAAATAAAAGAGGTTACTGATGAGGGATTTCCATTGTATCGTGTAACTAGAAATGAAGGGTCAGCATTTACCTCTAGGGTAAATAAATTACGCACTAATGGTGGATTAGGCTTGAGTTTAACTGGTAATGGATTGTTTGTTGGGGTATGGGATCAAGACAATGCAACTATCACACATGAGGATTTTGGAGGTAGAGCTTTTGTTTTTGATAATAATACGAGTCCAACTTCTTTTCATTCAAGTCATGTTACCGGAACGATGATTAGTTCTGGTGCAAACTCAACCGATGGGCTAGGCCGAGGTATTGCGTATGAGGCGTTTGCTTATGTTAGTAATTGGACTCGGGATTTGGAAGAGATGACGGAATTAGCTACAAATAATGGTTTGTTGCTGTCTAATCATTCTTATGGACTTCTAGCAACTAGTGCAAGTTTTCCAGAATACATTTTTGGTGCTTACAGGAATGATTCAAGGGATTTAGATCAAATAGCTTTTGATGCGCCGTATTATCAGCCTGTTATTGCAGCTGGGAATGATAGGAATAAAGTTCCTAATATTAATGCTGCAAAAGATGGATATGATTTATTGACGGATTTTAGTACTGCAAAAAATGCTATTGTTGTTGCTGCTGTAGAAGGTTTGGGGGTTAATGGGTATGTTAATTCAAGTAGTGTTGTTATGTCTAATTTTAGTAGTTGGGGTCCAACAGATGATAATCGTATAAAACCAGATATTTCTACAAAAGGAGTCAATGTATTTTCAACAACTAATGCAGCAAGTAATAAAGGCTATGGAACGATTTCAGGGACTTCAATGGCTGCCCCCGGTGTGACTGGTACCTTATTGTTGCTTCAAGAGCATTTTAGAAATATTACTAGTGGGTTCATGCGATCTGCTACATTGAGAGGTTTGATGATTCATAGTGCAGATGAAGCAGGAGATGCTGATGGGCCAGATCCAAGATTTGGTTGGGGTTTGATAAACGCTGAAAAAGCAGCGTTATTGATTTCTAATGCATATCAAGCAAACAATAAAGTTTTGATTCAGGAATTTGATTCAAGAACAACACCTTTGATGCAAGGGACTTCTTTTACTAAAACAATAAAGGCAAAGGGTACAGAGCCATTGGTAGCTACTATTTCTTGGACTGATCGTGCCGGGTTGACTAATACAAGTACTGTTGATTTAACAACTCCGGTCTTGATTAATGATTTGGATATAAGAATTACAAAAAATACAGAAGTTTTTTTTCCATGGCGTCTAAATGATATCAAAAGTCAGCCAGCTATTAGAGCGGATAATACTGTTGATAATATTGAGAAAATTGAAATTAATAATCCTGTTAATGATTTCTATACCATAACAGTTAGTCATAAGGGAAATCTAGTAGGTAATAGCCAGGATTTTTCGTTAATAGTTTCGGGTATAGATGAGAGTAACTTAGCAACTAATGAATCTGATTTTAAAGCATTAAATGTATGGCCTAATCCAATGAATGATTTTGTTAATATATCGGTTCTATCAGATCTTTCTGATGAAATGTATTTAGAGGTTTATGATATTTTAGGAATTAGACAACTTTCTAAAAGAATAGATTATTCAAATGCCGGTTTTGTTAATTCAATACAAGTGAATTCTCTTAAAAAAGGGCTTTATATTTTTAAAATTATGCAAGGAAAAAAGCAATCTATTTGGAAAATATTAAAAAATTAA
- a CDS encoding RagB/SusD family nutrient uptake outer membrane protein, which produces MKNKNKFLSLWSAKIAVPLMVVSLLLVSCSEENTIELDPFNSISENVAFETPALIDLSVTGMYNGAQLGNFNGAGARGYVFGAAYIQQGDNRGEDVVNLAAFYQLTYTGTYDPTTANNVYYWADAYRLINRTNIVIEGVEKAAASGIITREIANDYIGQAKFFRAIAHNELLIFYARPFQDNNGASLGVPYREIPYNTPANIALGLAQGRNTVAECYTKILKDLSDAETLLFSKNARVGAAKIERITKEAAIAYKTRVYLHMRDWNNVITEGLKLNGLYSMTANPDTPFASNSSNTESIFSIANGATNNPGANGALANMYHPPIPAASNGRGLVAISPIIWRDPSWLIDDKRRTEGTMVITGIGSYYPNSKFTKKYKDGVNKTDAAPIIRYAEVALNMAEAYARNNDVVNGLARLNSVRNRSLADPATQAFTATTFSSNIQLLGAILKERRIEFLMEGRRWADIHRLQNDANFPIAGVPAKAANGGFASASTALTAYALGTPYTGALGVNAIPYDNFKFLWPIPQLELDSNPTLRDQQNPGY; this is translated from the coding sequence ATGAAAAATAAAAATAAATTTTTATCCTTATGGAGTGCTAAAATAGCAGTTCCATTAATGGTGGTTTCACTCTTGTTAGTCTCTTGTAGTGAAGAAAATACGATCGAATTAGATCCTTTCAATAGTATCTCAGAAAATGTTGCTTTTGAAACTCCAGCTTTAATTGATCTTTCGGTTACAGGGATGTATAATGGTGCTCAATTGGGTAACTTTAATGGTGCTGGAGCGAGAGGATATGTATTTGGAGCGGCTTACATTCAACAAGGTGACAATAGAGGCGAGGATGTTGTTAATTTAGCTGCATTTTACCAATTAACTTATACAGGTACTTATGATCCTACAACAGCAAATAATGTGTACTATTGGGCAGATGCTTATCGGTTAATTAATAGAACCAATATTGTAATTGAAGGTGTTGAAAAAGCAGCTGCAAGTGGAATTATTACTCGAGAAATTGCAAATGATTATATAGGTCAAGCAAAATTTTTCAGAGCGATTGCGCATAATGAATTGTTGATTTTTTATGCAAGACCTTTTCAAGATAATAACGGCGCTAGTTTAGGGGTTCCTTACAGAGAGATTCCTTATAATACTCCTGCAAATATTGCACTTGGTTTAGCTCAAGGTAGAAACACTGTGGCTGAGTGTTACACTAAAATTCTTAAAGATTTAAGTGATGCAGAAACACTACTTTTTTCAAAAAATGCACGAGTTGGTGCTGCTAAAATTGAAAGAATTACTAAAGAAGCAGCAATAGCATACAAAACGAGAGTTTATTTGCACATGCGTGATTGGAATAATGTAATTACTGAAGGATTAAAGTTAAACGGTTTGTATTCTATGACTGCAAATCCAGACACTCCTTTTGCGAGTAATAGTTCTAATACAGAATCTATTTTCTCTATTGCAAATGGAGCTACTAATAATCCAGGTGCTAACGGTGCTCTAGCGAATATGTATCACCCACCAATTCCAGCAGCCTCTAATGGTCGTGGATTAGTTGCTATTAGCCCAATTATTTGGAGAGATCCGAGTTGGTTGATTGATGATAAAAGAAGAACTGAGGGGACTATGGTTATAACTGGTATTGGAAGTTATTATCCAAATTCTAAATTCACTAAAAAATATAAAGATGGTGTGAATAAAACAGATGCTGCACCTATTATCAGATATGCTGAAGTAGCATTGAATATGGCTGAGGCTTATGCTAGAAATAATGATGTTGTTAATGGTTTGGCAAGATTAAACTCTGTTAGAAATAGATCTTTAGCTGATCCAGCAACTCAGGCATTTACAGCAACTACTTTTTCGTCAAATATTCAATTATTAGGTGCTATTTTGAAAGAAAGAAGAATAGAGTTTCTTATGGAAGGTCGTCGTTGGGCTGATATTCATAGATTGCAAAATGATGCTAATTTTCCAATAGCTGGTGTTCCTGCAAAAGCTGCAAATGGAGGTTTTGCTAGTGCTTCAACGGCTTTAACTGCATACGCATTAGGCACTCCTTACACAGGCGCTTTAGGTGTTAATGCAATTCCTTATGACAACTTTAAGTTTTTGTGGCCTATACCGCAATTGGAATTGGATTCTAATCCAACATTGAGAGATCAGCAAAATCCAGGTTACTAA
- a CDS encoding SusC/RagA family TonB-linked outer membrane protein, with protein MRSKFKWIFSLLLALSMQFAFAQEKTVTGVVADATGPIPGANVVVKGTNRSAQTDFDGKYSIKANSGEVLVFSFVGMKDVTVNVGTSSTVNIKMEQADNTLEEVVVVGYGTQKKKNLTGSISQIKGEAIASLATPSFESQLAGRAAGVQVTSNSGVLGQAPRIRIRGIGSISSGSYPLVVVDGVPIFTGDVGGYANTNALGDINPADIESTEILKDGSATAIYGSRASNGVILITTKKGKGGKFRVNYNTYTGVATPIDFLDLLGTKDFITIQNEKRSNRAASPWAAGTAFNTDWQKAVLRSNAFQTDHNLSLSGSTDKTNYYFSVGYNEQEGIAKANNQTRYNVRANVDQKVKSWLNIGVNAALSRTQNNGLNTGANSLSGLMFNAMRQLPNTPVYDATNPTGYNIAGASVGQGENLSVIGNNLPNIVYVLDNNIYRSKIDRSLVSLFADFKILPSLNFKTQGSVDAIGTEGFQYLNPINGDGAGVAGLVRNNFTNLTRWNVQNILSYNKTFGDVHNIGATAIYEAQKQKVNSFFGGGNGLSDTFFNQGLISGSYATQVSGGSISENGIISYAGRLTYNYKEKYFLQGSLRKDGLSSLPSANKWGTFPGVSAGWSVSKESFMTPLENVVSEFKLRASYAEVGNTDIGNYPYLGLYNNSKYAEYNGIAYSQAGNNQLKWETSEKLDYGVDLAFLNNRLKFTYDYFINNQDGLILAVPQPLSLGVPGNSISQNIGSLKNSGHEISVEASPFRSENFEWTLSANLSLVKSKVNTLVNGQDINYVDADNFNTGNNILREGESPYALYGFKYWGVNPANGNPVYYKADGSLVQGNIDTQAYRVFDPNNPSDISVASSLSTSDKSILGSVLPTYFGAFNSNMRYKDFDLGFMFRFSGGNKIHNSTRRDALTMNFNNNGTEILGRWQSAANPGDGWTPRLRDDRETFINLNQASTRFVEDGDYIKLDNVTLGYNLPKPVLEKIGVDKFRLFVQGQNLLIITDYKGLDPEMEITGIDLNGTPRSRVFTIGLNVGF; from the coding sequence ATGAGATCAAAATTCAAATGGATTTTTTCGTTGCTATTGGCATTGTCAATGCAATTTGCTTTTGCACAAGAAAAAACTGTTACTGGTGTGGTTGCAGATGCTACTGGACCTATTCCAGGAGCAAATGTTGTTGTTAAAGGTACAAATAGAAGTGCGCAAACTGATTTCGATGGAAAGTATTCCATTAAAGCTAATTCAGGAGAGGTATTAGTGTTCTCATTTGTTGGTATGAAAGATGTGACAGTAAATGTTGGTACTTCTTCTACAGTTAACATTAAAATGGAGCAAGCTGACAATACACTAGAAGAAGTTGTGGTTGTAGGTTATGGGACTCAAAAGAAAAAGAATCTTACAGGTTCTATTTCGCAAATTAAAGGAGAGGCAATAGCTAGTTTAGCTACTCCTAGTTTTGAATCTCAATTGGCAGGTAGAGCTGCTGGAGTTCAGGTTACATCTAATTCAGGTGTTTTGGGGCAAGCGCCTAGAATTAGAATTAGAGGAATTGGTTCAATTTCTTCTGGAAGTTATCCTTTGGTAGTGGTAGATGGTGTGCCAATTTTCACTGGAGATGTTGGGGGATATGCAAATACTAATGCTTTAGGAGATATTAACCCAGCAGATATTGAGTCTACAGAGATTTTAAAAGATGGTTCGGCAACGGCTATTTATGGATCAAGAGCTTCTAATGGTGTTATTTTAATTACAACCAAAAAAGGGAAAGGTGGTAAGTTTAGAGTGAACTATAATACGTACACTGGAGTTGCTACGCCAATTGATTTTTTAGATTTGTTAGGTACTAAGGATTTTATTACAATCCAGAATGAAAAAAGATCAAATAGAGCTGCTTCACCATGGGCTGCAGGAACAGCATTTAATACAGATTGGCAAAAAGCGGTACTTCGTTCTAATGCTTTTCAAACAGATCATAATTTATCTCTTTCTGGTTCTACTGACAAGACAAATTACTATTTTTCTGTTGGATACAATGAACAAGAAGGTATTGCAAAAGCAAATAACCAAACTAGATATAATGTAAGAGCTAATGTCGATCAAAAAGTTAAAAGTTGGTTAAATATTGGTGTGAATGCTGCTTTGTCAAGAACGCAGAATAATGGTTTGAATACAGGAGCTAACTCATTATCAGGTTTAATGTTTAATGCAATGCGTCAATTGCCAAATACACCTGTATATGACGCTACGAACCCAACGGGTTACAATATAGCAGGAGCAAGTGTAGGTCAAGGAGAAAACTTATCTGTAATAGGTAACAATTTACCAAATATTGTTTATGTATTGGATAATAATATTTACAGATCAAAAATTGATAGATCTTTAGTTAGTCTGTTTGCAGATTTTAAAATTTTACCTAGTTTGAATTTTAAAACTCAAGGAAGTGTTGATGCTATTGGCACAGAAGGGTTTCAGTATTTAAATCCAATTAATGGAGATGGTGCTGGAGTAGCTGGATTAGTTAGAAATAATTTTACAAATTTAACACGTTGGAATGTTCAAAATATTTTGTCATACAATAAGACTTTTGGAGATGTTCATAATATCGGAGCTACTGCAATTTACGAAGCACAAAAACAAAAAGTAAATTCTTTCTTTGGTGGAGGTAATGGTTTATCTGATACTTTCTTTAATCAAGGTTTGATATCAGGATCATACGCAACACAAGTATCTGGAGGATCAATATCTGAAAACGGAATTATTTCATATGCAGGTAGATTGACATATAATTATAAAGAAAAATATTTCCTTCAAGGATCTTTACGTAAGGATGGTCTTTCGTCATTGCCCTCTGCTAATAAGTGGGGAACTTTCCCAGGAGTTTCTGCAGGATGGAGCGTAAGCAAAGAATCTTTTATGACACCTTTAGAAAATGTTGTTTCTGAATTTAAGTTAAGAGCTTCTTATGCAGAAGTTGGTAATACTGATATTGGTAATTATCCTTATTTAGGCTTGTATAATAATTCAAAATATGCTGAATATAATGGTATTGCCTATTCTCAGGCGGGTAATAATCAATTAAAATGGGAGACTTCGGAGAAGTTGGACTATGGTGTAGATTTAGCTTTTTTAAATAATCGTTTGAAATTTACTTATGATTATTTTATCAATAACCAAGACGGTTTGATTTTAGCTGTGCCTCAGCCTTTGTCTTTAGGAGTTCCTGGAAACTCAATATCACAAAATATTGGTTCTTTGAAAAACTCTGGACATGAAATATCAGTTGAAGCTTCTCCTTTTAGAAGTGAAAATTTTGAATGGACATTGTCAGCTAATTTATCTTTAGTAAAAAGTAAAGTAAATACTTTAGTGAATGGTCAAGATATTAATTATGTTGATGCAGATAATTTTAATACTGGAAACAATATATTAAGAGAAGGTGAGTCACCTTATGCTTTGTATGGTTTTAAATATTGGGGAGTAAATCCTGCTAATGGTAATCCAGTTTATTATAAAGCTGATGGTTCATTAGTTCAGGGAAATATCGATACTCAAGCATATAGAGTTTTTGATCCAAACAATCCTTCAGATATTTCGGTAGCTTCTTCTTTGAGTACATCTGATAAAAGTATTTTAGGAAGTGTACTTCCTACTTATTTTGGAGCGTTCAATTCTAACATGAGATATAAAGATTTTGATTTAGGTTTCATGTTCCGTTTTAGTGGTGGTAATAAAATTCACAATTCAACTAGACGTGATGCATTAACAATGAACTTCAATAACAATGGAACTGAAATATTAGGAAGATGGCAAAGTGCTGCTAATCCTGGTGATGGATGGACTCCAAGATTGAGAGATGATAGAGAAACTTTTATCAATTTAAATCAAGCATCTACTCGTTTTGTTGAAGATGGTGATTATATCAAATTAGATAATGTAACTTTAGGTTATAATTTGCCAAAACCAGTTTTAGAAAAAATTGGAGTTGATAAATTTAGACTTTTTGTACAAGGTCAAAACTTATTAATTATTACAGACTATAAAGGTTTAGATCCAGAGATGGAAATTACAGGTATTGATTTAAATGGTACTCCAAGATCTCGAGTATTCACTATTGGTCTGAATGTAGGTTTCTAA
- a CDS encoding ribonuclease HII: MLYSFFLTPNLETGTDEAGRGCLAGPVTAAAVILPADFQNHTLNDSKQLSEKAREKMRPIIEEQCVSFAVTHLEPLIIDEINILNASIKAMQESILKLDPRPESIIVDGNSPLIPKGGIKNRGGKIFTDAEIEFLNSIPNTSIIRGDSKYLSIAAASILAKTYRDEYMNRIHEEFPMYNWKQNKGYPTKEHREAIRIYGVTKYHRMTFRLLPEQYTFDF, from the coding sequence ATGCTATATTCATTTTTCTTAACACCAAATTTAGAAACTGGAACTGACGAAGCAGGCCGGGGTTGCCTTGCAGGACCTGTTACTGCTGCAGCGGTAATATTACCCGCTGATTTTCAAAACCATACATTAAATGACAGCAAACAATTGTCGGAAAAAGCCAGAGAAAAAATGAGACCTATTATAGAGGAGCAATGTGTTTCATTTGCAGTAACACATCTTGAACCTTTGATAATTGACGAAATAAACATTTTGAATGCCTCCATAAAAGCAATGCAGGAAAGTATTTTAAAACTGGACCCAAGACCTGAATCCATCATTGTAGACGGAAATAGTCCATTGATTCCAAAAGGAGGAATTAAAAATCGCGGAGGAAAGATTTTTACCGATGCTGAAATTGAGTTCCTAAATTCAATCCCAAATACCAGTATTATTAGAGGAGATTCAAAATACTTGAGTATTGCGGCCGCTTCCATATTAGCAAAAACATATCGGGATGAATATATGAATCGTATTCATGAGGAATTCCCAATGTACAATTGGAAACAAAATAAAGGATATCCTACCAAAGAACATCGAGAAGCAATACGAATCTACGGAGTAACAAAATACCACCGAATGACATTTCGTTTATTACCGGAACAGTATACTTTTGATTTTTGA
- the lipB gene encoding lipoyl(octanoyl) transferase LipB: protein MNKTIQLQDLGTKDYKATWEYQEELFKGIVDLKIRNRREELELETPNYFLFVEHPHVYTLGKSGDLSNLLLSEKQLEAKGATFYKINRGGDITYHGPGQIVGYPIIDLENFFTDIHKYLRFLEEAIILTLQEYGIVCGRSEGETGVWLGAGTPFARKICAMGVRASRWVTMHGFALNVNADLGYFDNIIPCGIRGKAVTSLNVELGVEKVNEEEVKEKILKHFSILFEATFEKSAIKNH from the coding sequence ATGAATAAAACCATCCAACTTCAAGATTTAGGAACTAAAGATTATAAAGCAACTTGGGAATACCAGGAAGAATTGTTCAAAGGAATCGTTGATCTGAAAATTCGAAATCGCAGAGAAGAACTCGAATTAGAGACGCCTAATTATTTTCTTTTTGTGGAACATCCACACGTTTATACTTTGGGGAAAAGTGGTGATTTAAGTAATTTGCTTTTATCTGAAAAACAATTGGAAGCCAAAGGAGCAACTTTTTATAAAATCAATCGTGGTGGCGATATTACCTATCACGGGCCTGGGCAAATAGTAGGATATCCAATTATAGACTTAGAAAATTTCTTTACTGATATCCATAAATACTTGCGTTTTCTGGAAGAAGCTATTATTCTTACGCTGCAAGAATATGGAATTGTTTGTGGTAGAAGCGAAGGTGAAACGGGAGTTTGGTTAGGTGCAGGAACTCCATTTGCAAGAAAAATTTGTGCTATGGGTGTTCGCGCTTCCCGTTGGGTAACCATGCATGGATTTGCACTAAATGTAAATGCTGATTTGGGTTATTTTGATAATATCATTCCGTGTGGTATTCGCGGTAAAGCGGTAACTTCATTAAACGTAGAACTTGGCGTAGAAAAAGTCAATGAAGAAGAAGTCAAAGAAAAAATCCTGAAACATTTCTCCATTCTTTTTGAAGCGACTTTTGAGAAATCTGCAATCAAAAATCATTAA